GCACTGGGCTAAGTTTGCAAAGGACATCTTTTACAACAAAACTGTTTAGTATTTTGCCACCCCAACTGGTGTTGTGTGTCACTGTTTTATCTGACCCCTCTAATCTTCATAGAGTGTTCTCTTTAGTGCCTGCCTGCACTGTTCCTTGTACAACCACCTGCTCTAGTAATGTCATAAAATGTGTGTTAAGATCCATCCTGGGGCAGTGTAAACAACTGCGGGAAACACAAGCGGGAAAACTTTGACCAGCTCAGCGTTCTTTCAAAGTCAGTTTTGTCTCATGAAAAATTGCAGATTGTCTTCAGAGCTTTAGGAAGTTCCTTACacccaaaagcagcagcataGCTGCAATAAACAGGATTCAGTGcttgcaattaattttttaatgtaatactGTAATtagatatttaatttattatgttGATGGATACTAATGACCACTCTGACTGTAATAGGAGACTTgctgtatccaaaatgcaggtGTCCTTCAAGACGATGATAATTTCCTTTATGGGTTGATCTTAGAGGGTTGGTTGTTTTTAAGAGTGGTAGAGGCTCTAGATTTTATTAGCTAGCCACAAAAATGTGTTCATGCTCAGCATGAAAGCCTACTCTTTTTAACTCTGACCTTGACTAGCAGAACCGAAAACTTAACAGGTTGAAACAGCTCCATCAGACACTGCTGATTTAATTACTTTGCAAGTCAGGATGTTTCTGTGGTAGTCACAAACATTTTACCTTCTAGGTTTGTTCTTGCTTTCTTGGCCAACACTTTCTCCTGAGGTagaattgttatttttattatgataCAGTCCTTGGCTAACACTCAATGGTTTCCAGTTCAATCTCTTCTGTTGTACTTGCTGTAAATGAAAGGATATTATTATTGATTGGCAAATGGATTGGAAGGCCAACATTCCAAAATTAACTCAAgacatttttaactttttattatTAGCTCAAGCTTTCTCATCTAAAATTAggttttaaatacatattttcaaaatatttaactgtATAAAGAGGTTCTCGCAATCTTTAAAGTGACCATGATTTCTTCCGGTACAAGGCTAAAGATACTAAGAAAATGAAGTCCATAGGGACCGTTCTTATATTTCTCTTCATGACTTCTGAAAGGAGGGCTCTTCTGAGATAGAATTGGGGCTGAAATTAGGTCTCTGCTTTGGACCGTTTCCTGGGAGATCATACAAGTTTCTAGAACTGTGCTTTCTTGAACTCTGCCATATGTTACATGAGTATGTCTATTCAATTCAGCCCTGTGGGAAGACTGGCTTCAGCTGGAGTAAGAGGCTTTATCTAAACAAAATTCTGTATATTCTGGCATGATAGGAAAGTTTTCAGTAGCTACAGAACCTTGTGAGTAGTGTATGCACcatgaaaacagcagcaacacATGAGCAACAGAAAGGAAGAGGCAGCTCAAACCaagttaatttcttcttctattAGGTTTTGCAGAGTTGACACAAAGTCTGGGCCATGAATCTTAGGATGCTTGAGTGTCTCTGTTGGTCCAGTAAAATATTGATAGCTAGGTTGCTTGTTGTAATGTAACACTTCTTATAGAAGAAATACAGACCTTTTACCTAGAGGGCAAGAAACCACGAGGGGATCTGCACTTACAAAGAAGGCAGGTAAACATCTGAAATACTTTGAAGTGGTAAAGGAAACCTCCCATTTCAAAGATGTGCCTGAGACCTTGATCCCAGGCTCATAACATGCACCTTGTCTTTCTGCCTAGGCCAAATATCCCTGGCAGTAGCTTGGAAATTTCTTCTCTAATATGTCCCTTCAGTGTAGCTCTTGTGTTCCCTTGACCTGCTTTTCATGACTGTTGTCTTCAGTGTCAGGTTTTGATATTACTCAGTGTTCGTTGGAGTCTGCAACTGGATCAAAAGTGAACAGATGAAGTGGGGGTTTGAGAGGAGGAGATTCAGTCCTCTGCTGAGGACTGAACTGAAGTAGGGGCACTCCCAAGGGTCATTTGATTATTTTCCCCTAGGATACACCCTGCTGATGTGAACTCAGAGAGTTGCTGATGCTCTTGACTTTGTCTCCTGCCCTTTGATGGGGGGTTATTTGAGCTCTGGCCTTTTCTCCCCAAGTTTTGCAATCAGCAATGTTGggaagtattttattatttctaacGTGAAACAAAAAAGGTAGATGTCCTGTGGATTGTTCTTCAACTAAACACCTGTTATTCAGTTGCCTCAGCTAGTAAGGAGTTAGAACAGGACAACTGATCTGAGACTTTCAGTCTTGTTTCTCAGTGGCCCTGTTTAGCACCTTTATGGTACAAATTTTAGGCTCAAATTTCAGGCTTGAAGACCCTATACCCTGACTACATTTTTAGAGAAATACCTGTCAGTTTGTGTGTTGTCTTCTTCTGAAATAGATGCAGAGATTTATTACACAGCCACATGAAGCAGATTAGAATGGCAGATACTGCAGCGAGAAATGTGAAGAGAACTGCTACAAAATGCAAATCTTCATAGATAATCTCTgtagggaaaatggaaaaaaaataatattataaaattGATTACAAGCAGATTGATGCTTAAACACAGGGTAAAGCCAAGAAGTCATGAGTAGTTTGTACCATAAACATTGACTATGATGGTGCCATAGGCATTGGTTCCATGCTCCTCCATTACAGTGACAAAATAGTAGCCGGCATCTCTCATGCCCACATTCCGAAGCTGTATAGAGCCATTTTCAAAAGTAGTCACTCTGTCCTTGTAGACCGTGGATATGTTGACATAATTCCCACTTCTCCACTCAACAATGCTGGTGGTGCCCCAACTTGACACATGCTTCCACTCAATGGTGGCCACGCCTTGGCAAGAGTATTCAACTGAGAGGAGAATGTTTTGTGCCACTGTTGCATTGATGTTGGGTTGTGGGACAACTAAGGATACTCCTCTGGGAGCTGAAAGACAAAGGAGAGTGGTGAGTCTGGAGGTGATGCTGCACCAACTGTCCAGGGCAGGTTGGGACCTCTGGATCATGGTGATTCATCCTACCTATCTCAGTGATCTGTTTTAAGAGGGGATAGATTATGCTTTTCAATAGCTTCTTCTTTTGCTTTCCATAAAAGTAACATACATACTTGAAGACTAAATACACATTTATAATTTGTGATAGCAAAAATGCTTCAACCATAGTGGACACGTATTTGCATATGTTTCAATGTTTTAACATCCACATAGAAAGGGACTTTGGATAAGcataacattttctgaaaactgaGCAATGTTCTTTTGTTCATCGGTAACTGGCTTCATCTAAAAATCCTGCATTTACATGGAAAGTTTAGTTGCCATGTCTGAGGTAATCTATCATATTCATTAACTACCATCCCCCAAAAGCAAGAACTGTAGTAGGCATAAGTATGTGAAGTCTTGGCAAGGACTTTGTCATGTTTTCAGGATGTGTAATGAACATTAGAAATATCAGCTTCTTAAAGGCCACCAGTTAATAAGCCAGTGCAGATAAATCACATGTATCCAAAGGTACGCAGTCCCTGAGAAGCCAGGGACTTCATGTTCCTGATGATATCCGGGCAAAAATGCatataaaagaatatttaattttcatctaCTTCCTCCTGATGTGATTACAGAGCTGTTTGTGACACTGTAAAACTGAACTGACTGCTTAGTTTAATGTGTAACTGCAATAATTTCTGCTTGCATTTGGTGTCTCTGTATGAAGATTTGGATGCACACCAACACTGGAGTTTTAACTGgcatacatttttcttttgattaatGGCTTGTCTGAGACCCTTGGCTAAAGACTGAAATCCTGTTATCTACCcacaaaaatcaaagcagaCAAAAGGCAGATAAAGCACACAGTAAGGCTGAATGCCTTTTCCTGGTT
The nucleotide sequence above comes from Molothrus aeneus isolate 106 chromosome 2, BPBGC_Maene_1.0, whole genome shotgun sequence. Encoded proteins:
- the VSTM5 gene encoding V-set and transmembrane domain-containing protein 5, with the protein product MRPLQGPRGRSAVVGTVTLCLAAGWALQTPRGVSLVVPQPNINATVAQNILLSVEYSCQGVATIEWKHVSSWGTTSIVEWRSGNYVNISTVYKDRVTTFENGSIQLRNVGMRDAGYYFVTVMEEHGTNAYGTIIVNVYEIIYEDLHFVAVLFTFLAAVSAILICFMWLCNKSLHLFQKKTTHKLTASTTEEIELETIEC